The following proteins come from a genomic window of Andrena cerasifolii isolate SP2316 chromosome 6, iyAndCera1_principal, whole genome shotgun sequence:
- the LOC143370539 gene encoding transmembrane protein 177: MSRRHLAVISATAVVVTGTLLPETVYLEKFRQLNAKYQWDQTEEPVKEKLQERFKKVLCDLGIPEKKKFKLFHTYGYNVYHGGSHFTKNGAVIGVPMHFNYENVENINKDEVFIYDKPIDWNKRAAKSFLNSLVLSENAQKFAMAREIVKIQQDDPVIRLMHNVLHIGLVYIIYTVIRITMKLPTRQKNVRYLVNSAFIGGGILSWVGTVASLTYETDVISDKKVSDLGPVYTQGGKEFYEKLLNRNIALRTLLGEDGKKLFTANGNENYMIFRKSAPIFHRKSFFDSKLEDVQQLV; this comes from the exons ATGTCCCGGAGACACTTGGCAGTGATTAGTGCCACTGCTGTTGTAGTTACGGGGACTTTATTACCTGAAACTGTCTACTTAGAAAAGTTCAGGCAGTTGAACGCTAAGTATCA ATGGGATCAGACGGAAGAACCTGTTAAAGAGAAACTTCAGGAAAGATTTAAGAAAGTACTATGTGATCTGGGGATACcggaaaagaaaaaattcaaactctTTCATACTTATGGTTATAACGTGTATCACGGTGGATCGCATTTTACAAAGAATGGCGCGGTAATTGGAGTACCGATGCACTTCAATTACGAGAATGTGGAGAATATAAACAAAGACGAAGTATTTATCTACGATAAACCCATCGATTGGAACAAACGAGCTGCGAAATCCTTCCTAAATTCCTTGGTGCTCTCCGAGAACGCTCAGAAGTTCGCGATGGCTCGAGAGATTGTAAAGATACAGCAAGACGATCCAGTCATAAGGCTGATGCATAATGTACTACACATTGGACtggtgtatataatatatactgtGATTAGAATAACAATGAAGCTTCCTACAAGGCAAAAAAATGTTCGATATTTGGTTAACTCTGCTTTTATTGGCGGAGGAATTCTTAGTTGGGTCGGAACAGTAGCATCGCTAACTTACGAGACCGACGTTATCTCCGATAAAAAAGTATCTGATCTGGGCCCTGTTTACACTCAAGGtggaaaagaattttatgaAAAGTTATTGAACAGAAACATCGCCTTGAGAACTCTTCTAGGGGAAGACGGCAAAAAATTGTTCACAGCAAATGGAAATGAGAATTATATGATATTCCGAAAAAGTGCGCCAATTTTTCACAGAAAAAGTTTCTTTGATTCGAAACTAGAGGATGTTCAGCAATTGGTGTAA